The DNA sequence GATTCGACTTGGCCAATCTGGCCTCGGATATCGTGGATCCTGGGGTCGAAGGCATCAACGATACCCCGGAGAGATTCAACGGTGAGAGCTGCGACGATATCAGCACTACGCTGAAGGACCAAAGCATCATGCAATCCTAGAGCCGCCAGAGATGTCATAACCGGCGTTCCATTGATCAGAGCCAAGCCTTCCTTGGCTCGAAGCTCCACAGGTACAAGACCAACAGAACGGAGCCCGTCTTTTCCAGGCAAAATAGTTCCGTTCAACTCGACCTCTCCCTCACCTATCATGGGAAGGACCATGTGAGACAAAGGACAGAGATCGCCGCTGGCACCAACGGATCCTTTCGCAGGGATTACCGGATGCACCCGTCGATTCAGCATATCCAAAAGCAACTGAATGACCTCAAGCCGAGCCCCTGAGTACCCCTTGATGATGGAGTTAGCCCGAAGAAGCAGAATACCTCGAACAACATCTACAGGAAGGGGTTCTCCAACACCTACAGCGTCAGCTCTGATGAGATTGAGCTGGAGAAGATTGATCTCATTTTCAGGAATAGCCACGTCAGCAAACCGACCAAACCCGGTATTGATGCCGTACATGGGACGACCCTGAATTAAGAGATCCTCCACGACTCTCCGTGAAGCCTCGATTTTCTCGATGCTTTTCGGCAAAAGCTCTACAACGGCACCATGACGGGTCACCGCCACGAACTGATCCAACGAAAGGCTATCACCATCAAGAATCACGCGTTTTTTCTTTTCGCTCATCGTTCAAACCGCTCCTTCCAGGAATATGACTCAGGACACCCCATGTCCTCCATCGAGAAGCGCTCTGTATATAAAAACACAATTGACTTGTATCATGTACAGATATTTCCTGTCAAGATATAGAGAGCCGTGCCCTCTCCAAATCATCAACAAAAACTCTCACGTCAAATTGAAGCGATTGATGATCCCGTGACGATTGGAAACTATAGTGTTATTGACGAAGCGCAGGAGACACCCCTTGTCCACCGGATTTGCGCGTTGGAAGGCGATTACCAGGGAAAAAGGCCCTGGAGTTTTTTCGATCTACGTGGAGGACAGGCGAAAGGAGATGAAATACATGGAGATATGGGACGGATTCATGAAGATTGTTCTTGGTTTTTCAGGCTTTATATGGGGAGACTTCATGCTGTACTTCTTGGGCTTGGGAGCACTCTTCATCACCATCAGATCCGGTGCTATTCAATTTCGACACTTCGGATATGCATGGAGTCAGACGATCGGGAAAGCTTTCTCCCGAAAGAAGGCTTCTGTGACAAGCGATACCTCGGAGGGGACCCTCTCTCCTTTTGAGGCTCTCTCGACAGCTTTAGCCAACACAATTGGTTCGGGGAACATCGTTGGCGTCGCCTTGGCCATCTATTGGGGCGGCCCCGGCGCTGTCTTTTGGATGTGGCTTCTCGCCTTTCTGGGTATGGGAACTAAGTTCGCTGAAGTTATCATGGGACAAAAGTATCGAGAACGCTTGGAGGATGGGACCTTTGTCGGAGGCCCCCAGTACTTTTTAAGCGTCGGGCTGAAGAAGTTTGGTTTAGGTTGGCTTGGCCCCTTTTACGCAATTATGCTGGTTCTCACCCTGGCCATAACTGAAATGATTCAGTGTAATTCTTTGACAGCCTCGGTACATGAGGCTTTTGGCATCCCAGTGACGGTCTCGGGCATCTTCTTTACTGTTCTGGTAGCGATCATCCTCTTCGGCGGGATTACCCGAGTTGGGGTCGTTGCCGGGAAGGTCGTTCCCTTCATGGCAGCAATTTACATTGGAGCAGGATTGGTTATCGTGGTGATGAACGCATCACAGGTTCCGGCTATTTTGTCAATGATCGTCACAGGAGCCTTCACACCTGTAGCCGCAGTTGGGGGGTTTGGTGGAGCTACCGTAGCCACGGCAATGCGATGGGGGTTGGCCCGTGGGGCCTTTTCTAACGAAGCAGGCGACGGAGCCGCCGCTATCGCTCACGCCACGGCCGTAACCGATCATCCAGTTCGCCAAGGATTATACGGCATAATGGAAGTGTTCATAGATACAGTTCTGGTCTGTACTGTCACGGCTTTGGTGGTCCTCATTACCGGAGCTTGGACTGGTACCAATGCTGGCGATGCCCCGGAGCGATTGACGACTATCGCTTTTGGAATAATATGGGGTGGATTTGGGAAATCCTTGGTCGCCGTCTGTCTCACCCTTTTTGCCTTCACGTCCATGCTTGCATACGGGTACTATGGCGAAACTCAAGGAACGTATTTTGGGGGAAAGCCTTTGGGCATTGTAGTTCGATGCCTGTTTATAGCCTCAATCTTCATCGGAATTTTCTGGAATGCCAAGCAATTATGGCCTTTTTGCGACGTTTTCTTCGCAGGTATGATTTTCCCAACGGTGGTCGGGTTGATACTTATGAACCGGGAATACGCCGAATTAGTTCGGGAATTTTTTACAACTCCCGAAAAATATTACATGAAAGACAAGCGAAAAAGCTAGGGAGACACGTTCCTCGTTTTCACTGGGCCGGTTACACTACACCATTGACTTAACGCACCGAGAGCTACACCCTCAAAAACCTCTGTGGAGTGACATACGTGTGGATTCGTAAAGAGCTTCAGTATTACGAGTTCTCCACGTAGCCTTTTTCCATCAATCAAATAATAATTTGTTCATTTGGCAGTTGATGATTCGTTGATACACGTCATCTATACTGAATTGTAGCGATGGGTTTTCAGGAAAGAACACGGTCTCCGAGGAGACCAATCTGTCCAGAATTTTAAGGAGGTTGATGAAGCATGACAGGTAACGCCAAGATTCTCTACGAGGTAAAGGCCCAAAGAGGAAACACGCTCCGTTGCAAGGGGTGGCGACAAGAGACCATCCTGCGTATGCTGGAGAATAACATGGAGAACGCCGAACACCCAGAAAAGTTGATCATCTATGGCGGGAACGGCAAATGCGCCCGAAATTGGGAATCCTATCACGCAATAGTCAAGTCTCTCAAAGAACTGGAGGACGACGAGACCCTGGTTGTACAGTCAGGTATGCCCGTAGCCATATTCAAAACCCACAAATACGCTCCAGTGGTGGTCATGGCTACGACAAACATCATGAAGGCCGACTGGCCGACTTTCTACGATCTGGAGGCCAAGAATCTCACTATCTTCGCCCAGTACACCGCTGCACCATGGGAGTACATTGGCACTCAAGGGGTCATTGAGGGAACCTTCGAGACCTTGGCTGCTGTAGGTATAAAACATTACGACGGCAGCCTTAAGAACAAGATATACCTCACTGCTGGTGCTGGCGGTATGGGAGGCAACCAGACCTGGGCCATGAAGATGCACGGGGGTGTAGCCATTGTAGTGGACACCGACGAGGAGATCCTCAAACGTCGCGTGGAGAAAAAATACATGGATGTTATCGTTCATACCATGGACGAGGCAATTGCTCTCGCCAAGAAGTCAGTCTCCGAAGGCAAGCCGCTGGGAATAGGGGTGGTGGGGAACGCCGCCGATTGTTTTGAGGAAGCCTACGAAAAGGGCTTCATGCCTGATGTCATGAGTGAGATGTGCCCCTGCCACGACCCCATTTCCTACATTCCTTCAGGCTATTCTGCCGAGGAAGCTCGAGTTCTCAGGAATAAAGACCTGGACAGCTACATGGTCAAAGCTCGGGAAACCATGAAGCGACAGCTGGCAGCCATGCTCAAATATCTGGACAAAGGCGTACCGGTCTTTGAGTATGGAACCAGCATCCGAAAGGAATGCGTCGATGCTGGGATGGACAGGGATGACGCGATGCGCCTTCCGGCCTTCGTGGCCGACTACATCCGTCCCCTCTTCTGCGAGGGACGCGGACCGTTCCGTTGGACCTGCATTTCCGGCGACCCCGCCGATTTAGACAGAACCGACAAACTGGCTCTTGAGCTTTTCGGCGATGACCCCATCGTGGGACGGTGGATCCGCCTGGCTCACGAACATCTCCCCATTGAGGCTCTTCCAGCACGAATCTGTTATATGGGCTTCGGCCAACGGAAAAAGTTTGCCTTAGCTGTCAACGAACTTATCAAAAAAGGGGAAATCAAAGGCCCCGTCGCCTTCTCCCGAGACAACCTGGATTCGGGATCCATCGTAAATCCGACTTTTGAATCAGAACGAATGAAGGACGGAGGCGACCTAATCTCCGACTGGCCCATGCTCAATGGGCTCCTCAACGCCTGTGGTATGTGCGACCTTATCGCCATTCAGGCAAACTATTCCATGGGAGAGGCCGTCCATACCGGTGTCACTCAAATCGCCGACGGGACGGACGATGCCTGCGTCAGGCTTGAGGTAGCCATGACGGTTGACTCTGGCATTGGCGTCATACGCCACGCTCAAGCCGGCTACGAGACCGCCCGGCAGGTAGCCGAGGGCAAGGGGAAAATCACCGACGAGGGGATCAAGGTTCCCCTTTGGTGGGAACCTGCAGACAAGGTAACCTTCGGTC is a window from the Dethiosulfovibrio peptidovorans genome containing:
- the hutH gene encoding histidine ammonia-lyase → MSEKKKRVILDGDSLSLDQFVAVTRHGAVVELLPKSIEKIEASRRVVEDLLIQGRPMYGINTGFGRFADVAIPENEINLLQLNLIRADAVGVGEPLPVDVVRGILLLRANSIIKGYSGARLEVIQLLLDMLNRRVHPVIPAKGSVGASGDLCPLSHMVLPMIGEGEVELNGTILPGKDGLRSVGLVPVELRAKEGLALINGTPVMTSLAALGLHDALVLQRSADIVAALTVESLRGIVDAFDPRIHDIRGQIGQVESAANLRKLLDGSSAVTHQGQVRMQDAYSLRCIPQIHGASRMALAYVRSVVDAELNAATDNPLVFTDTGDVFSGGNFHGQPVAVAADTMGIAVAELGNISERRIAKLVDPALNHGLPAFLVRQGGINCGFMVPQYAAAALVSENKILAHPACVDSIPTSAGQEDHVSMGTIGARKARTIVEHVQTVLGIEWMCAAQAVDLQGDFPLGRGTRRAYDLLRESVPFLENDRAFYEEQRIAAAYIADEVLLQGVQEEVGLLA
- a CDS encoding sodium:alanine symporter family protein; this translates as MSTGFARWKAITREKGPGVFSIYVEDRRKEMKYMEIWDGFMKIVLGFSGFIWGDFMLYFLGLGALFITIRSGAIQFRHFGYAWSQTIGKAFSRKKASVTSDTSEGTLSPFEALSTALANTIGSGNIVGVALAIYWGGPGAVFWMWLLAFLGMGTKFAEVIMGQKYRERLEDGTFVGGPQYFLSVGLKKFGLGWLGPFYAIMLVLTLAITEMIQCNSLTASVHEAFGIPVTVSGIFFTVLVAIILFGGITRVGVVAGKVVPFMAAIYIGAGLVIVVMNASQVPAILSMIVTGAFTPVAAVGGFGGATVATAMRWGLARGAFSNEAGDGAAAIAHATAVTDHPVRQGLYGIMEVFIDTVLVCTVTALVVLITGAWTGTNAGDAPERLTTIAFGIIWGGFGKSLVAVCLTLFAFTSMLAYGYYGETQGTYFGGKPLGIVVRCLFIASIFIGIFWNAKQLWPFCDVFFAGMIFPTVVGLILMNREYAELVREFFTTPEKYYMKDKRKS
- a CDS encoding urocanate hydratase, giving the protein MTGNAKILYEVKAQRGNTLRCKGWRQETILRMLENNMENAEHPEKLIIYGGNGKCARNWESYHAIVKSLKELEDDETLVVQSGMPVAIFKTHKYAPVVVMATTNIMKADWPTFYDLEAKNLTIFAQYTAAPWEYIGTQGVIEGTFETLAAVGIKHYDGSLKNKIYLTAGAGGMGGNQTWAMKMHGGVAIVVDTDEEILKRRVEKKYMDVIVHTMDEAIALAKKSVSEGKPLGIGVVGNAADCFEEAYEKGFMPDVMSEMCPCHDPISYIPSGYSAEEARVLRNKDLDSYMVKARETMKRQLAAMLKYLDKGVPVFEYGTSIRKECVDAGMDRDDAMRLPAFVADYIRPLFCEGRGPFRWTCISGDPADLDRTDKLALELFGDDPIVGRWIRLAHEHLPIEALPARICYMGFGQRKKFALAVNELIKKGEIKGPVAFSRDNLDSGSIVNPTFESERMKDGGDLISDWPMLNGLLNACGMCDLIAIQANYSMGEAVHTGVTQIADGTDDACVRLEVAMTVDSGIGVIRHAQAGYETARQVAEGKGKITDEGIKVPLWWEPADKVTFGPDGSDRL